The following coding sequences lie in one Deinococcus misasensis DSM 22328 genomic window:
- the sppA gene encoding signal peptide peptidase SppA → MKSEIQNKIYNLVAGVQHQIADLGEKPGWVIIDVQGQFPEFPEKSPLNIITRKEPQGVTVFRRKLKLLEEADWLKGVVLRFGGVQAGMATAFALREAIERLSRKKPVYSVINSVHMMDYYLASAGTEVVVPPSAEFYLLGFHSSVTYIKDALQKIGIEMEVVRIKEYKTAYSRFTEDHMDEYEREQRTLLISRFMEEFVQKVAQSRNLSEQQVRDAIDAGITNAEQAREHGLVDRIAYEDVLYSKKHQPFQQASRFLKLPLMPEQGGKVAVLTLEGMIVPGHSRHVPLPLPIFGEQMAGSESIIRSLRTAERDEDTKAIVLFVNSGGGSALASDLISHEVERIRQKKPVVAVMGDVAASGGYYVLTHANHVVAAPTTITGSIGVISGKPNMEGFNAKYGLKPESIKMGRLADSLDSSHPLTEQERAFLQKGAEDFYKLFIARVSEGRNISKERANELGRGRIWSGKDALENGLIDELGTLETGIRQARKLAGLPENAPAYLLETPKQMVLPDMQDSNSVLAAIMPLLRERNWMVAYERYHL, encoded by the coding sequence ATGAAGAGCGAGATTCAGAACAAAATCTACAATCTGGTGGCTGGTGTGCAGCACCAGATTGCCGACCTTGGCGAAAAACCCGGCTGGGTCATCATTGATGTGCAGGGTCAATTTCCCGAATTCCCCGAAAAAAGCCCCCTGAACATCATCACCCGCAAAGAACCGCAAGGGGTGACGGTGTTCCGCCGCAAACTCAAACTGCTGGAAGAGGCCGACTGGCTCAAAGGGGTGGTCTTGCGTTTCGGTGGTGTGCAGGCCGGAATGGCCACCGCATTTGCCCTCCGTGAAGCCATCGAGCGCCTGAGCCGCAAAAAACCGGTTTACTCGGTGATCAACAGCGTCCACATGATGGACTACTATCTGGCCTCTGCTGGCACCGAAGTGGTGGTCCCGCCCAGTGCAGAGTTTTACCTGCTCGGGTTTCACTCCTCGGTGACCTACATCAAAGACGCCCTGCAAAAAATTGGCATCGAAATGGAAGTGGTGCGGATCAAAGAGTACAAAACCGCCTACAGCCGTTTCACCGAAGACCACATGGATGAATACGAACGGGAACAGCGCACCCTCCTGATCTCCCGATTCATGGAAGAGTTCGTGCAGAAAGTGGCCCAGAGCCGCAACCTTTCTGAACAGCAGGTCCGGGATGCCATCGATGCAGGCATCACCAACGCTGAGCAAGCCCGAGAACACGGCCTTGTGGACCGCATCGCCTACGAAGATGTGCTGTACAGCAAAAAACACCAGCCCTTTCAGCAGGCTTCCCGCTTCCTGAAACTGCCCCTGATGCCTGAACAAGGTGGAAAAGTGGCCGTGCTGACCCTCGAAGGCATGATCGTGCCCGGACATTCCCGGCATGTGCCCCTCCCCCTCCCGATCTTCGGTGAGCAAATGGCGGGCAGCGAAAGCATCATCCGATCCCTGAGAACCGCAGAACGCGACGAGGACACCAAAGCCATCGTGCTGTTCGTGAACTCTGGTGGCGGATCTGCCCTCGCCAGCGACCTGATCAGCCATGAAGTGGAACGCATCCGCCAGAAAAAACCCGTGGTGGCCGTCATGGGCGATGTGGCTGCCTCCGGAGGCTATTACGTGCTGACCCACGCCAACCATGTGGTCGCTGCACCCACCACCATCACCGGATCCATCGGGGTGATCTCTGGAAAACCCAACATGGAAGGCTTCAATGCCAAATACGGCCTGAAACCCGAGAGCATCAAAATGGGCCGACTGGCCGACAGTCTGGACAGTTCGCACCCCCTGACCGAACAGGAGCGGGCGTTCCTGCAAAAAGGAGCCGAGGACTTCTACAAACTGTTCATTGCCCGCGTTTCGGAAGGCCGCAACATCAGCAAAGAACGGGCCAACGAGCTGGGTAGAGGACGCATCTGGAGTGGCAAAGACGCGCTGGAAAACGGCCTGATCGATGAACTGGGCACTCTGGAAACGGGTATTCGGCAAGCCCGCAAACTGGCAGGCCTCCCAGAGAATGCCCCGGCTTACCTGCTCGAAACCCCCAAGCAGATGGTGCTTCCAGACATGCAAGACAGCAACAGTGTGCTGGCCGCCATCATGCCCCTGCTCAGAGAACGCAACTGGATGGTCGCATACGAGAGGTACCACCTCTGA
- a CDS encoding DUF2171 domain-containing protein, with the protein MNSENIKEHMPILCADGKNHGVVDHMDREYIKVAKDEQGQHHWIPLSAVDHVDEHVHLKWNHHEVQQNWLTRDPHPEHQH; encoded by the coding sequence ATGAACAGCGAAAACATCAAAGAGCACATGCCCATTCTCTGTGCAGATGGCAAAAACCACGGCGTGGTGGACCACATGGACCGTGAATACATCAAGGTCGCCAAAGACGAGCAGGGCCAGCACCACTGGATTCCCCTGTCTGCGGTGGACCATGTGGATGAGCATGTCCATCTGAAATGGAACCACCACGAAGTCCAGCAAAACTGGCTGACCCGGGATCCCCATCCCGAGCACCAGCACTGA
- a CDS encoding acyl-CoA dehydrogenase — MHFQPSDDSQLILSHVREFAQHEIAPLAAQYDRSGEYPWEQLRKLADMGLLGATIPEEYGGAGLDSVTYALCLEEIAAADASVAVIMSVQNGLPEQMILKYGSEAQKQQYLAPLAQGKKIGAFCLTEPNAGSDAASLRLSAQKDGDSWVLNGQKAWITSGGQADTYLVMARTSGSGAKGVTCFVVEKDTPGLSFGKPEEKMGLHAAHTTTVNFEELRIPDAQRIGDEGQGLIIALSSLDSGRIGIAMQSIGIARAALEAAAKYALTREQFGKKIAEFEGVSFKIAEMASRIEAARLVALKAAWLRDQGKKYTKEASMAKFLASDAAVYVTREAVQIFGGNGYSREYPVERYYRDAKITEIYEGTNEIQKLVISRQVFSEY, encoded by the coding sequence ATGCATTTCCAACCCAGCGACGACAGCCAACTGATCCTTTCCCATGTGCGCGAATTCGCACAGCATGAAATTGCCCCTCTGGCCGCCCAGTACGACCGCTCTGGAGAATACCCCTGGGAGCAACTGCGCAAACTGGCCGACATGGGCCTTCTGGGGGCCACCATCCCCGAGGAATATGGAGGTGCAGGTCTGGATTCGGTGACTTACGCCCTCTGTCTGGAAGAAATCGCTGCTGCCGATGCCAGTGTGGCCGTGATCATGAGCGTCCAGAACGGACTTCCAGAGCAAATGATCCTGAAGTACGGCTCTGAAGCACAAAAACAGCAGTACCTCGCTCCTCTGGCGCAGGGCAAAAAAATTGGGGCCTTCTGTCTCACTGAGCCGAATGCAGGTTCGGATGCAGCCAGTTTGCGTCTGAGTGCTCAAAAAGATGGTGACAGTTGGGTTCTGAACGGCCAGAAAGCATGGATCACCTCTGGAGGACAGGCGGACACCTATCTGGTGATGGCCCGCACCTCTGGCTCTGGGGCAAAAGGGGTCACCTGTTTTGTGGTGGAAAAAGACACCCCCGGCCTCTCTTTTGGCAAACCCGAGGAGAAAATGGGCCTTCATGCTGCCCACACCACCACAGTCAATTTTGAAGAGCTGCGGATTCCAGATGCACAACGCATTGGCGATGAAGGGCAAGGTCTGATCATCGCCCTGAGCAGTCTGGATTCCGGGCGCATTGGCATTGCCATGCAGTCCATCGGGATTGCCAGAGCGGCTCTGGAAGCAGCAGCAAAGTACGCCCTGACCCGCGAGCAATTTGGCAAGAAAATTGCAGAGTTTGAGGGGGTCTCTTTCAAGATTGCGGAAATGGCTTCCCGCATTGAGGCTGCCCGTCTGGTGGCCCTCAAAGCTGCATGGCTGCGCGATCAGGGGAAGAAGTACACCAAAGAGGCTTCCATGGCCAAGTTTCTGGCTTCGGATGCTGCGGTGTACGTGACCCGTGAAGCGGTGCAGATTTTTGGGGGCAACGGGTACAGCCGGGAATACCCGGTGGAACGGTATTACCGGGACGCCAAAATCACCGAAATCTATGAAGGCACCAACGAGATCCAGAAACTGGTGATTTCCCGTCAGGTGTTCTCAGAGTATTGA
- a CDS encoding acyl-CoA dehydrogenase family protein: MDFTLSAEQKQLQAMARDFTRNEIIPIAAEYDQKEELPWEIVEKAFDLGLLNVGIPEHAGGLGLSMLDEVIIGEELAYGCMGIYTILMASELGITPILVGGSEEQQKRFLSPLLEKPSLAAFALSEPNNGSDAAAMNTTAVLDGDEWVINGTKMWISNGGVAEITVVFASVDKSAGHKGTVAIVVPKDAAGQSYHKIKHKMGQRASLTSELVFQDVRVPKENILGGIGDGFKIAMKTLDKTRIPVAAGSVGIARRALEESIKYAKERKAFGKPIADLQAIQFKIAEMSMGIETGRLMTYKAAWLSDQGQPHGMESAIAKAYCSEMAFDAANEAIQVHGGYGYVGEYPVEKLLRDVKLNQIYEGTNEIQRVVIARNLLR, translated from the coding sequence ATGGACTTCACCCTGAGTGCCGAACAGAAACAATTGCAGGCCATGGCCAGAGATTTCACCCGCAATGAGATCATCCCCATTGCTGCCGAATACGACCAGAAAGAAGAACTGCCCTGGGAGATCGTCGAAAAGGCGTTTGACCTCGGGCTCCTGAATGTGGGCATCCCCGAGCATGCTGGAGGTCTGGGCCTCTCCATGCTGGATGAAGTGATCATCGGAGAAGAACTGGCTTATGGATGCATGGGCATCTACACCATCCTGATGGCCTCCGAACTGGGCATCACCCCCATTCTGGTGGGGGGCAGCGAAGAACAGCAAAAACGCTTCCTGAGCCCATTGCTGGAAAAGCCTTCTCTGGCTGCCTTTGCCCTCTCTGAACCCAACAACGGCAGTGATGCTGCTGCCATGAACACCACTGCTGTGCTGGATGGGGATGAGTGGGTCATCAACGGCACCAAGATGTGGATTTCCAACGGTGGAGTGGCAGAAATCACCGTGGTCTTTGCCAGTGTGGACAAAAGTGCAGGCCACAAAGGCACGGTGGCCATCGTGGTTCCCAAGGATGCTGCAGGCCAGAGTTACCACAAAATCAAACACAAAATGGGACAGCGGGCCAGCCTGACCAGCGAACTGGTTTTTCAGGACGTGCGGGTCCCTAAAGAAAACATTCTGGGGGGCATCGGAGACGGTTTCAAAATCGCCATGAAAACCCTCGACAAAACCCGCATTCCAGTGGCTGCCGGATCGGTGGGGATTGCCCGCCGGGCTCTGGAAGAGAGCATCAAGTACGCCAAGGAGCGCAAGGCATTTGGCAAACCCATCGCTGATTTGCAAGCCATCCAGTTCAAAATTGCTGAGATGTCTATGGGCATTGAAACGGGTCGCCTGATGACCTACAAAGCTGCATGGCTGTCCGATCAGGGGCAACCCCACGGCATGGAAAGCGCCATCGCCAAAGCCTACTGCTCAGAAATGGCTTTCGATGCTGCCAACGAAGCCATTCAGGTGCACGGTGGATACGGCTATGTGGGCGAATACCCGGTGGAAAAACTCCTCAGGGATGTCAAGTTGAACCAGATTTACGAGGGCACCAACGAGATTCAGCGTGTGGTGATTGCGCGGAATTTGTTGCGGTGA
- a CDS encoding electron transfer flavoprotein subunit beta/FixA family protein codes for MNILCVIRQVPDGEAKLRINNSKVELDGVTVIMDGMDEYGVEQALRLREAGASVEQIIVLAVGPARNEDAIRTALAMGADRAIHVETDTYLDPIALSKIVTQVAKEENASLVFSGGQQSDWDSQALGAATAERLGWPQVTWTNALELSGETLKGKHDIDEGAETFEVELPAVITTQQGLNDPRYPTLPNIMKAKKKELRKDSLDKYGVTAKLKHVSSNIQVKERMGKLIDGKDPQAAAAQLVELLRNEAKVIA; via the coding sequence ATGAACATCCTGTGCGTGATCCGCCAAGTCCCGGACGGCGAAGCCAAACTTCGCATCAACAACTCAAAAGTCGAACTCGATGGTGTGACCGTCATCATGGACGGCATGGACGAATACGGCGTCGAACAGGCCCTGCGCCTGCGTGAGGCCGGAGCCAGCGTGGAACAGATCATCGTGCTGGCCGTGGGTCCTGCCCGCAACGAAGACGCCATTCGCACCGCTCTGGCCATGGGGGCAGACCGGGCCATCCACGTGGAAACCGACACCTACCTTGATCCGATTGCCCTGAGCAAAATCGTGACCCAGGTGGCCAAAGAAGAAAACGCCAGTCTGGTGTTCAGTGGAGGCCAGCAGTCCGACTGGGATTCTCAGGCGCTGGGTGCAGCCACTGCAGAGCGTCTGGGATGGCCTCAGGTCACCTGGACCAACGCCCTTGAGCTCTCTGGTGAAACCCTGAAAGGCAAGCACGACATTGACGAGGGAGCAGAAACCTTCGAAGTGGAACTGCCTGCGGTGATCACCACCCAGCAGGGCCTCAACGATCCCCGTTACCCCACCCTGCCCAACATCATGAAAGCCAAGAAAAAAGAGCTGCGCAAAGACAGCCTCGACAAATACGGTGTCACTGCCAAGCTCAAGCATGTCTCCAGCAACATTCAGGTCAAAGAGCGCATGGGCAAACTGATCGACGGAAAAGACCCTCAAGCTGCTGCTGCTCAACTCGTTGAACTGCTGCGCAACGAAGCGAAGGTGATTGCATGA
- a CDS encoding electron transfer flavoprotein subunit alpha/FixB family protein, which yields MILLVAEHNNGKPSKSALELVQAARDLGRDGPITALLLGQGLTSVANEMSKYAEQVLVADLPELAAYNPEVWAAAVTQIAQEGEAHTILVSASRSGREYSARVAVKLDAPLLEDVIKVEAQGNALQGTKYAYLARVTEVYESDAAVTVVSVKPGAYNPAQPASGAGEQYDVELELPQSRTRSTGKVIEKTTRVPLTEADVVITGGRGVGSPENFSKLIEGLADNIGAGVGATRAVVDAGWRPYGEQVGQTGKTVAPKAYIAVGVSGAVQHLSGMGKSKYIVAINKDPEAPIFKNADYGIVGDLHQVLPALIEATRK from the coding sequence ATGATTCTGCTGGTTGCCGAACACAACAATGGCAAACCCTCCAAGAGTGCTCTGGAACTGGTGCAGGCTGCCCGTGACCTCGGGCGTGACGGTCCCATCACTGCCCTTCTGCTGGGTCAGGGCCTGACCAGTGTGGCCAACGAAATGTCCAAATACGCAGAACAGGTGCTGGTCGCTGACCTCCCAGAGCTTGCTGCGTACAACCCTGAAGTGTGGGCTGCTGCGGTCACACAGATTGCACAGGAAGGGGAAGCCCACACCATTCTGGTCAGTGCCAGCCGCTCTGGTCGGGAATACAGTGCGCGTGTGGCTGTGAAACTGGACGCCCCTCTGCTGGAAGATGTGATCAAGGTGGAGGCGCAAGGCAACGCCCTGCAAGGCACCAAGTACGCCTACCTCGCCCGGGTGACCGAAGTCTATGAATCCGATGCTGCTGTGACGGTGGTCAGTGTGAAACCCGGTGCTTACAATCCTGCTCAACCTGCTTCTGGTGCAGGAGAGCAGTACGATGTGGAACTGGAATTGCCCCAGAGCCGCACCCGTTCCACCGGCAAAGTCATCGAGAAGACCACCCGCGTTCCCCTCACCGAAGCCGATGTGGTCATCACTGGAGGCCGGGGTGTGGGCAGCCCAGAGAATTTCAGCAAACTGATTGAAGGCCTTGCCGACAACATCGGTGCTGGAGTGGGCGCAACCCGTGCCGTGGTGGACGCTGGATGGAGACCTTACGGTGAGCAGGTGGGCCAGACCGGAAAAACCGTGGCCCCCAAAGCCTACATCGCGGTGGGTGTGAGCGGTGCAGTGCAGCACCTCTCTGGGATGGGCAAGAGCAAGTACATCGTGGCCATCAACAAGGACCCCGAGGCCCCCATCTTCAAAAACGCCGACTACGGCATTGTTGGAGACCTGCATCAGGTGCTGCCTGCCCTGATTGAAGCCACCCGCAAGTAA